Proteins from one Brevibacillus humidisoli genomic window:
- a CDS encoding flagellar hook-basal body protein, which produces MQSLHISTSALRSIQYALDTTGNNLANLDTVGYKRRNASFSELLFDSMNEQPYNDRENRTTPPGLRIGSGVRLGETRLDMSQGNMKATDVPTDLMIEGEGFFLVRRMDNPDEYVFTRNGAFQLMQNTSGTYSLVNASGDKLVGEDGFEVELDIDPSDTISISPDGRIMVNGAEEDPRIPVWHIPNPGQYRQIGDNEYVLTLPDGVNDPSLVMGFLNYENPEYPPAQENLRIGSKIRQGALEMSNVNLQEEMAKLVTVQRAYQLNARAVAISEQMMGIANSLRSR; this is translated from the coding sequence ATGCAATCCTTACACATATCCACTTCCGCTTTGCGCAGCATTCAATACGCTCTAGATACAACAGGCAACAACCTGGCCAATCTGGACACAGTTGGCTACAAGCGGCGCAATGCCTCGTTTTCTGAGCTGCTGTTTGACTCCATGAACGAGCAGCCGTACAATGATAGGGAGAACCGTACCACGCCACCGGGACTCAGAATTGGCAGCGGTGTCCGATTGGGTGAGACGCGCCTGGATATGAGCCAAGGCAATATGAAGGCGACTGACGTCCCGACTGATCTGATGATCGAGGGGGAAGGCTTCTTCCTGGTGAGACGGATGGACAACCCTGACGAGTACGTCTTCACCCGTAATGGTGCATTCCAACTGATGCAGAACACATCTGGAACCTATAGCCTTGTCAATGCATCTGGCGACAAGCTGGTGGGGGAAGATGGTTTCGAAGTGGAGTTGGACATCGACCCCTCTGATACGATTTCGATCAGCCCTGATGGCCGGATCATGGTGAATGGGGCGGAAGAAGATCCGCGCATTCCGGTCTGGCACATCCCAAATCCAGGGCAGTATCGGCAGATCGGAGACAACGAATATGTATTGACGCTGCCGGATGGAGTAAACGATCCGAGTTTGGTGATGGGCTTTTTAAATTATGAAAACCCCGAGTATCCTCCTGCCCAGGAAAACCTGAGGATTGGATCCAAGATCCGCCAGGGAGCCCTGGAGATGTCCAATGTGAATCTGCAGGAAGAGATGGCCAAACTGGTTACCGTTCAGCGGGCTTATCAGTTAAACGCACGTGCAGTCGCAATCAGTGAACAAATGATGGGGATTGCCAATTCCCTGCGCAGCCGCTGA
- a CDS encoding flagellar hook-basal body protein: protein MIRGLYTAASGMQSLQRQQESLSNNLANINTPGYKQDDAVMRSFPEQLISRIRDSQSPDIQGWPSIPSQPAVIGGLHTGVYVPEAISNFAQGDIEQTYSAFDVALTDNLPIDPDGPVVNGKPVQPRLFFGVARLQDDAQLDQPVDPANIRYTRNGSWQVNDQGYLVTAEGYHVLDQQNRAIRVNGLQDLVGGTIDVGEDLKILPDGQLLRPDPFEPEGTYVPLTEPLNNEPGPRIGIKVVDDPYQLVREGNSVYRWEGEEVPADVSEDPALEGFYAVRQGWIERANVDSARTMTDMMTVLRAYEANQRVITTLDGTLEKAANEIGRVNG, encoded by the coding sequence TTGATCAGGGGATTGTACACGGCGGCTTCAGGCATGCAGTCGCTGCAGCGACAGCAGGAGTCGCTTTCGAACAACCTGGCAAACATCAATACGCCGGGATACAAACAGGATGACGCTGTGATGCGTTCGTTTCCCGAACAGTTGATATCGCGCATCCGCGACTCGCAAAGTCCGGACATTCAGGGATGGCCTAGCATTCCCAGCCAGCCCGCCGTGATCGGCGGGCTGCATACCGGTGTATACGTCCCAGAAGCGATATCCAACTTTGCGCAGGGAGATATCGAGCAGACCTATTCCGCTTTCGATGTGGCGTTGACAGACAATCTGCCGATCGATCCGGATGGGCCAGTCGTCAACGGCAAGCCGGTTCAACCACGCCTGTTTTTCGGTGTGGCGCGACTGCAGGATGATGCTCAGTTGGATCAGCCGGTCGACCCTGCCAATATCCGCTATACCCGGAATGGCAGTTGGCAGGTAAACGACCAGGGGTATCTGGTGACAGCAGAAGGATACCACGTATTGGACCAGCAAAATCGTGCGATCCGCGTAAACGGTCTGCAAGACTTGGTCGGAGGCACCATCGACGTGGGAGAAGATCTGAAAATTTTGCCGGATGGACAGTTGCTGCGGCCTGACCCATTTGAGCCGGAGGGGACATATGTACCGTTAACCGAGCCGTTGAATAATGAACCCGGACCGCGGATCGGGATCAAAGTTGTCGACGATCCGTACCAGCTCGTACGGGAAGGAAACAGTGTGTACCGCTGGGAAGGAGAAGAGGTCCCGGCTGACGTATCCGAAGATCCTGCGCTTGAAGGTTTTTACGCGGTTCGTCAGGGCTGGATTGAACGGGCAAACGTAGATTCTGCCAGGACGATGACCGATATGATGACCGTCCTGCGGGCTTACGAGGCGAACCAGCGGGTCATCACCACCCTTGACGGTACATTGGAAAAAGCGGCTAACGAGATTGGCCGGGTAAACGGATAA
- a CDS encoding rod shape-determining protein, with the protein MFNKDIGIDLGTANVLIYVKGKGIVLDEPSVVAIDSQSKKVLAVGHEAHRMVGRTPGNIVAIRPLRDGVIADFEITEAMLKHFLAQIGGKSLLTRPRVLICCPTNITSVEQKAIREAAERSGGAREVYLEEEPKIAAVGAGLDIFQPSGNMVVDIGGGTTGVAVLSMGDIVTSSSIKVAGDKFDLAIMKYIKDKYKMLIGERTAEEIKITIGTVSGGRQDEMDIRGRNMVSGLPQTITIASHEVQEALAESVSAIVQASKNVLERTPPELSADIIDKGVSVTGGGALLHGLDQLLADELRVPVLIAEDPMMCVAKGTGLMLEYLDKLPSRKKKLFG; encoded by the coding sequence ATGTTTAACAAAGATATCGGGATCGATTTAGGCACGGCCAATGTGCTGATTTATGTGAAAGGAAAAGGAATTGTACTTGATGAACCTTCTGTAGTAGCTATTGACAGTCAATCGAAAAAAGTACTGGCCGTAGGCCATGAGGCACACCGTATGGTAGGAAGGACTCCCGGCAATATTGTCGCAATCCGACCGCTGCGCGACGGAGTGATCGCCGATTTTGAGATTACAGAAGCGATGTTGAAGCACTTTCTCGCCCAGATTGGCGGCAAGAGTTTGTTGACCCGTCCCCGTGTTTTGATCTGCTGCCCAACCAACATCACATCTGTGGAGCAGAAGGCGATACGGGAAGCGGCTGAACGAAGTGGTGGTGCACGGGAGGTCTACCTGGAAGAAGAGCCGAAGATTGCAGCAGTAGGTGCGGGGTTGGACATCTTTCAACCCTCTGGCAATATGGTGGTGGATATCGGGGGAGGCACGACTGGCGTGGCAGTTCTTTCCATGGGCGATATCGTCACCTCCTCTTCTATTAAGGTAGCAGGCGATAAATTTGATCTAGCTATCATGAAGTACATAAAAGACAAATACAAGATGCTGATTGGAGAGCGCACGGCTGAGGAGATCAAGATTACGATCGGGACCGTTTCCGGCGGACGCCAGGACGAAATGGACATCCGTGGACGCAATATGGTGAGCGGGCTGCCGCAAACCATCACGATAGCGTCGCACGAAGTCCAAGAAGCCCTGGCTGAGTCGGTTAGCGCAATTGTACAAGCATCAAAAAATGTTTTAGAGCGAACACCTCCGGAGCTTTCTGCCGATATCATAGATAAGGGGGTTTCCGTGACAGGCGGCGGGGCCCTGCTGCACGGTCTTGACCAACTGCTGGCTGATGAACTGCGGGTTCCGGTACTAATCGCTGAAGACCCGATGATGTGTGTGGCCAAAGGTACCGGATTGATGCTGGAATATCTGGACAAGCTACCGAGCAGGAAGAAAAAGCTTTTTGGATAA
- the spoIIID gene encoding sporulation transcriptional regulator SpoIIID yields MHDYIKERTIKIGRYIVETRNTVRMIAKEFGVSKSTVHKDLTERLPEINPELANQVKEILEYHKAIRHLRGGEATKIKYKRKSKKVRREQEESV; encoded by the coding sequence GTGCATGATTACATCAAAGAGCGGACCATAAAGATTGGCCGATATATTGTGGAGACGCGGAACACGGTTCGCATGATCGCCAAAGAATTCGGTGTTTCCAAGAGCACAGTGCACAAAGATCTGACAGAGCGACTGCCCGAGATAAATCCAGAATTGGCAAACCAGGTAAAGGAGATACTGGAGTACCACAAAGCAATCCGTCATCTGCGAGGAGGGGAAGCGACCAAGATCAAGTACAAACGGAAAAGCAAAAAGGTGAGACGAGAACAGGAAGAAAGCGTTTAG
- a CDS encoding M23 family metallopeptidase: MEDQKNQKQPIPFKKTSAWRSFLGKKWAFPAIYIGTAAIILAIVMWYQGTANDTPLDKTDVMDGVTVTTPEDGSQAAVTDETDQSAVPVNTPSQPLAWPVAKDVPFEKGMGFFDDAAPEEEQEKALVQYDGAYTPHTGIDFVAKDEQPFDVMAALDGKVTKVKTDPLVGVLVEIEHSDKMTTVYQSLESASVKPGDEVKQGQLIGKAGRNVYEKDAGVHLHFEVRVDGNAVDPEQYLSKAESQ; the protein is encoded by the coding sequence ATGGAAGATCAAAAGAATCAAAAACAACCGATTCCATTTAAAAAGACATCAGCCTGGAGATCGTTCCTGGGCAAAAAATGGGCGTTCCCAGCTATCTACATCGGAACCGCAGCAATCATCCTCGCTATTGTGATGTGGTATCAGGGAACAGCCAATGACACCCCGCTTGACAAGACAGACGTGATGGATGGTGTCACTGTGACCACCCCTGAAGACGGCAGTCAGGCAGCGGTAACAGATGAGACGGATCAATCAGCTGTACCAGTCAATACCCCGTCGCAACCATTGGCGTGGCCGGTAGCCAAAGATGTTCCGTTTGAAAAGGGAATGGGCTTCTTCGACGATGCAGCTCCCGAGGAAGAGCAGGAAAAGGCGCTCGTACAGTACGACGGGGCCTACACGCCGCATACCGGGATTGACTTTGTGGCCAAAGATGAACAACCATTTGATGTGATGGCTGCCCTGGACGGAAAAGTAACCAAGGTGAAAACAGACCCGCTGGTCGGCGTCCTCGTCGAGATTGAACACAGCGACAAGATGACCACTGTATATCAAAGTTTGGAATCCGCTTCCGTAAAACCGGGAGATGAAGTGAAACAGGGTCAACTGATTGGGAAAGCCGGTCGCAACGTATACGAAAAGGATGCTGGTGTCCACCTGCACTTCGAAGTGCGTGTCGATGGCAATGCGGTCGACCCGGAACAATATTTGAGCAAAGCAGAATCGCAGTAA
- the spoIID gene encoding stage II sporulation protein D gives MKRIALTLLVLLPALVVFMPAVLVYYLADSASDPLPSPKPEEDPDQPSASSLQIHVYRTEQQRVETVPLDRYLEGVVAAEMPAEFELEALKAQAMAARTYIIRRLAAGRFDDVPEGAHVLDTVKHQVYLDEQQQKIRWGSDHEWKSQKISQAVSETRGMILTYQGKPIDATFFSTSNGFTEDAEDYWQHSIPYLQSVASPWDQESPRFREQVVMDVAELEQKLGTRLDLTASSAGNWYTVLERTTGNRIGRVRIGSKVYSGREVREKLGLNSTAFTMQLSSGRVVITTKGYGHGVGMSQWGANGMAKSGKSAEQIVKYFYQGVDVQNYQQVIKI, from the coding sequence ATGAAGCGAATCGCACTCACTCTACTCGTTCTTCTACCTGCTCTCGTAGTTTTCATGCCGGCTGTGCTCGTCTACTATCTAGCAGATTCTGCCTCCGACCCGCTGCCTTCACCCAAACCAGAGGAAGACCCCGACCAGCCATCTGCTTCTTCGCTGCAGATCCACGTCTACAGGACTGAGCAGCAGCGAGTGGAGACAGTCCCCCTCGACCGTTACCTGGAAGGGGTGGTGGCTGCCGAGATGCCGGCTGAGTTTGAACTGGAAGCGCTAAAAGCTCAAGCTATGGCAGCACGTACCTACATTATACGGAGACTGGCTGCTGGACGGTTTGATGACGTGCCGGAAGGAGCGCACGTGCTGGATACGGTGAAACATCAGGTCTATCTGGATGAACAGCAGCAGAAAATCCGGTGGGGCAGCGATCATGAATGGAAGAGCCAGAAGATCAGTCAGGCGGTAAGTGAGACGAGAGGCATGATTCTCACCTACCAGGGAAAACCGATTGATGCCACCTTTTTTTCAACAAGCAATGGTTTTACCGAAGATGCAGAAGATTACTGGCAGCATTCGATTCCGTATCTGCAAAGTGTAGCCAGTCCCTGGGATCAGGAGTCTCCCCGTTTTCGGGAACAAGTCGTGATGGATGTAGCGGAGTTGGAGCAGAAGTTAGGCACTCGCCTGGATCTGACAGCTTCCTCAGCGGGCAATTGGTATACGGTGCTGGAGCGGACCACTGGCAATCGCATTGGACGTGTTCGGATTGGCAGCAAGGTTTACAGCGGCCGGGAAGTGCGGGAGAAGCTGGGCCTCAATTCGACGGCGTTTACCATGCAGCTCTCCTCGGGGCGGGTCGTGATTACAACCAAAGGATATGGTCACGGCGTCGGGATGAGCCAGTGGGGCGCCAATGGAATGGCCAAGTCCGGCAAAAGCGCGGAGCAGATCGTGAAGTATTTTTACCAAGGGGTAGACGTGCAGAACTACCAGCAGGTCATCAAGATCTAG
- a CDS encoding aminotransferase, producing MSEQVSTRSRLSETVSAIRPSGIRRFFDLASSMEGVISLGVGEPDFVTPWRVREACISALERGYTAYTSNAGTLELRREIQHYLEERFSVSYRAEEEIIVTIGASEAIDIALRAVLDPGDEVLVVEPCYVSYEPIIRLAGGVPVFLQTSARNNFKLTPEEMERCITPRTKAIIFCYPNNPTGSTMNRQEWEKLAAVIERHDLLVLSDEIYAELTYDHLHDSFAALPRMKERTILISGFSKAFAMTGWRLGYVCAPPDLTAGMLKIHQYTMLCAPIMAQMAAVEALRRGRDDVERMVESYRQRRNYIVRSFSDIGLACHEPEGAFYAFPSIASTGLSAEEFAERLLMEEKVAVVPGDVFGQSGQGHIRCSYATSLEQLERALERIDRFLSRL from the coding sequence ATGAGTGAGCAGGTATCCACGCGAAGCCGCTTGTCAGAGACAGTCAGCGCGATCCGTCCGTCAGGCATTCGCCGTTTTTTCGATCTGGCTTCCTCGATGGAAGGCGTCATATCGCTGGGGGTCGGGGAACCGGATTTCGTCACTCCCTGGCGCGTTCGTGAAGCGTGCATTTCGGCCCTGGAACGAGGCTATACGGCGTACACGTCCAACGCCGGTACGTTGGAGTTGCGTCGGGAGATTCAACACTACCTGGAAGAGAGATTCTCTGTCTCGTATCGTGCGGAAGAGGAGATCATCGTCACGATTGGGGCAAGTGAGGCAATTGACATCGCCTTGCGCGCGGTCCTCGATCCGGGTGATGAAGTTCTGGTGGTGGAACCTTGCTACGTCTCCTACGAGCCGATCATCCGGCTGGCGGGAGGAGTGCCTGTCTTTTTACAGACATCGGCACGAAACAACTTCAAGCTGACTCCGGAGGAGATGGAACGCTGCATTACACCACGGACAAAAGCGATCATTTTTTGTTATCCCAACAACCCGACCGGCAGTACGATGAACAGGCAGGAGTGGGAAAAGCTGGCGGCCGTGATCGAGCGTCACGACCTGCTGGTCCTCTCAGACGAAATCTACGCAGAACTGACATACGACCACCTGCACGACAGTTTTGCCGCCCTGCCGCGAATGAAGGAGCGGACGATCCTGATTTCCGGTTTTTCCAAAGCGTTTGCTATGACCGGATGGCGGCTGGGATACGTCTGTGCCCCGCCTGATCTGACGGCAGGGATGTTGAAAATCCATCAATATACCATGTTGTGTGCGCCGATTATGGCGCAGATGGCGGCGGTTGAGGCACTTCGCCGCGGACGCGATGATGTAGAGCGGATGGTTGAGAGTTATCGACAGCGGCGCAACTACATCGTTCGCTCTTTTTCTGATATCGGTCTCGCCTGTCACGAACCGGAGGGGGCGTTTTACGCTTTTCCTTCCATTGCATCAACCGGGCTCAGCGCAGAGGAGTTTGCCGAGCGACTGCTGATGGAAGAAAAGGTAGCCGTCGTTCCGGGGGATGTATTTGGTCAGAGTGGCCAGGGACATATCCGATGCTCCTACGCCACATCGCTGGAGCAGTTGGAGAGGGCACTTGAGCGGATAGACCGTTTTCTGTCACGACTCTAG
- a CDS encoding Lrp/AsnC family transcriptional regulator: MNKQQRTELLRLLEEDSRLNSSQLAKLLGTTADEVEQEIQALVDEKVIVKFPALVNWERIDDNPYVTAMIDVKVTPKREVGFDEVAERICRFPEVKAVYLMSGAGYDLSVVLEGKTMREVSSFVSQKLATLDSVISTATHFILKRYKHDGIVLEERDDDRRMVVSP, translated from the coding sequence ATGAACAAGCAACAGCGGACAGAACTGCTGCGGCTGTTGGAAGAGGACAGCCGTCTGAACAGCTCGCAGTTGGCCAAACTGCTGGGAACGACAGCAGATGAGGTGGAACAAGAGATTCAGGCTTTGGTCGACGAAAAAGTGATTGTCAAATTTCCGGCACTGGTCAACTGGGAACGAATCGACGACAATCCCTATGTGACTGCGATGATAGACGTGAAAGTGACTCCGAAGCGGGAAGTCGGATTTGACGAGGTGGCAGAACGTATCTGCCGTTTTCCTGAAGTAAAGGCCGTCTATCTGATGTCTGGTGCCGGCTATGATTTGTCTGTCGTACTGGAGGGCAAGACGATGCGGGAGGTGTCCAGTTTTGTCTCACAGAAACTGGCGACGCTCGACTCTGTCATCTCAACTGCCACCCATTTTATCTTGAAACGGTACAAACATGATGGCATTGTGCTGGAAGAGCGGGATGACGACCGCAGGATGGTGGTTAGCCCATGA
- the murA gene encoding UDP-N-acetylglucosamine 1-carboxyvinyltransferase: MEKIIVRGGKALAGKVKVSGAKNAVLPIIAASILAEEGTCVIHDVPALDDVYTICELLKTLQISITYEDEMLTINAANLDGCEAPYELVRKMRASFLVMGPLLARRGKARIALPGGCAIGTRPIDQHLKGFEAMGAKIEIGQGFIEAVADGRLKGAKIYLDVASVGATENIMMAAAIAEGTTVIENAAEEPEIVDLANFLNGMGAKIRGAGTGSIRIEGVDRLHGCTHAVIPDRIEAGTFMVAAAISGGDVFVEGVICDHLKPITAKLREMGVEVDEQENGVRVKRTESLRAVDVKTLPYPGFPTDMQSQIMALLLASEGTSIVTETVFENRFMHVEEFRRMSANIKIEGRSAIVEGGAQLTGCRVCATDLRAGAALVLAGLIAEGETEVIGLEHLDRGYVNFAEKLQALGADVKRVKEQESTSAADETDMQPKAKQTGQVNLSVNLA, from the coding sequence TTGGAAAAAATTATTGTCCGCGGTGGTAAGGCATTAGCGGGTAAGGTAAAAGTGTCCGGTGCAAAAAACGCCGTCCTCCCGATTATTGCAGCCTCAATTCTGGCGGAAGAGGGGACATGTGTCATCCATGATGTACCGGCATTAGATGACGTATATACGATCTGCGAGCTTTTGAAAACGCTCCAGATATCGATTACATATGAAGACGAGATGTTGACGATCAATGCTGCCAACCTGGATGGTTGTGAAGCCCCATATGAGTTGGTTCGCAAGATGCGAGCTTCGTTTCTGGTGATGGGACCGCTGCTTGCTCGGCGGGGCAAGGCGCGAATCGCCCTGCCAGGCGGTTGTGCAATCGGGACGAGGCCGATCGACCAGCATCTCAAAGGCTTTGAAGCGATGGGGGCCAAAATCGAGATTGGACAAGGTTTTATCGAGGCGGTTGCAGACGGTCGACTGAAAGGCGCCAAGATCTATCTCGATGTGGCTAGTGTCGGCGCTACAGAAAATATCATGATGGCGGCAGCCATTGCCGAAGGTACTACGGTGATTGAAAATGCGGCGGAAGAACCGGAGATCGTGGATCTGGCCAACTTTCTCAATGGTATGGGAGCCAAGATCCGCGGCGCCGGGACAGGCTCAATCCGCATTGAGGGAGTAGATCGGCTGCACGGCTGCACCCATGCGGTCATTCCCGATCGGATCGAGGCGGGCACGTTTATGGTCGCTGCAGCTATTTCAGGTGGAGATGTCTTTGTAGAAGGTGTGATTTGCGATCACTTGAAGCCGATCACCGCCAAGTTGCGGGAGATGGGTGTAGAGGTTGACGAGCAGGAAAACGGTGTACGCGTGAAGCGTACAGAATCCTTGCGGGCTGTTGACGTGAAGACTTTGCCGTATCCTGGTTTCCCTACGGATATGCAGTCGCAAATCATGGCTTTGCTGCTTGCATCAGAGGGGACAAGCATTGTCACCGAGACCGTTTTTGAAAATCGTTTTATGCATGTCGAAGAGTTCCGCCGCATGAGCGCCAATATCAAGATCGAAGGACGAAGTGCGATTGTCGAAGGAGGCGCTCAACTGACCGGTTGCAGAGTGTGCGCAACCGACCTGCGGGCGGGTGCCGCGCTGGTGCTGGCAGGCTTGATTGCCGAAGGAGAGACGGAAGTGATCGGTCTAGAGCATCTGGACCGGGGCTATGTCAACTTCGCCGAAAAGCTGCAGGCTTTGGGTGCGGATGTAAAGCGGGTAAAGGAACAAGAAAGCACATCTGCGGCAGATGAAACCGATATGCAGCCGAAAGCGAAACAGACCGGCCAGGTCAATCTCTCTGTCAATCTGGCATAA
- a CDS encoding YwmB family TATA-box binding protein, with amino-acid sequence MEKHTWRGSLLLAVLLLVAVGLPVLSADDQPSSSWDSAAALLEAVEASGAQVSEVELRATIDGDHLPDAEYLRAKANEWNSLLGLSVPQDPQQDKGTYIMQTLGVFGEAKLHVRFVGVPQNSGFRTYLVVKMTGERSALKDLEQLYQQVTERLAEKSAIPHFSTCVRGIYSDTLSDDQQEGKVFAVLQYLRAQPVERLHDETVLSLSAYAGQWQHWIKTGQHKMNLQVATHTDTMGEITRITAGTPIITAEY; translated from the coding sequence ATGGAGAAGCATACATGGCGGGGGAGCCTGCTCCTAGCGGTATTATTGCTGGTCGCTGTTGGTCTGCCGGTACTGTCAGCGGACGATCAGCCGTCTAGTTCCTGGGATAGCGCTGCAGCCCTGCTCGAGGCGGTAGAAGCATCCGGTGCACAGGTGAGCGAGGTCGAGTTGCGCGCTACCATTGATGGTGACCATCTGCCTGATGCAGAGTACCTAAGGGCAAAAGCCAATGAGTGGAACAGCCTTCTCGGGCTTTCGGTTCCACAGGATCCTCAACAGGACAAGGGAACATATATCATGCAAACGCTGGGTGTTTTTGGTGAAGCGAAGCTCCATGTACGATTCGTCGGTGTACCGCAGAATTCCGGATTTCGTACCTATTTAGTCGTCAAAATGACAGGTGAGCGTTCCGCTCTCAAGGATCTGGAACAGCTGTATCAGCAGGTGACGGAGAGATTAGCCGAAAAATCGGCAATTCCGCATTTTAGCACTTGTGTTCGCGGAATATACAGTGATACACTGAGTGATGATCAACAGGAAGGTAAAGTTTTCGCCGTTTTACAATATCTCCGTGCGCAACCAGTTGAGCGTCTGCACGATGAGACAGTACTGAGTTTGTCCGCTTATGCCGGACAGTGGCAGCACTGGATCAAGACGGGTCAACACAAGATGAATCTGCAAGTAGCTACCCATACCGATACAATGGGTGAGATAACGCGAATCACCGCAGGGACACCGATCATAACAGCGGAATACTAA
- a CDS encoding DUF1146 family protein: MVNSVGISALLYIVLTIIFIAISWWALQAFRFDLFVKKPDGAQAKLLQVLLSIFIGHGVAQFFMEYLGHSLLLQNLFQ; the protein is encoded by the coding sequence ATGGTAAACTCCGTCGGCATATCCGCGCTTTTGTATATTGTCCTGACAATTATCTTTATTGCCATTAGCTGGTGGGCCTTGCAAGCGTTTCGGTTTGATTTGTTCGTCAAGAAACCGGACGGGGCCCAAGCCAAGCTGCTGCAAGTCCTGTTGTCCATCTTTATCGGACACGGCGTGGCTCAGTTTTTTATGGAGTACCTAGGTCATTCCCTGCTGCTGCAAAATCTCTTTCAGTAA
- the nuoN gene encoding NADH-quinone oxidoreductase subunit NuoN: MEVKDIFSYDWSYLLPEFIILGFATLLSLIDLFMGKRANRAILGWLALAGVVVAGGFVVSNMQALDEPFSYMADMLRVDDFGNAFKLLFLGGVAFTLLLSLSYMKTGEVQHSGEYYYLLLTGLLGAMVMASSADLLTLFIGLELLSLSSYVLVGLRKKRLQSNEAAFKYVVSGSIATAFTLFGMSYVYGLTGTTNLYQITQRLNEAYVAGFGFLVLLAFACLVVGLSFKISTVPNHMWAPDVYQGAPTPVTAFLTTVSKAAGFALVFRLLLIAFIGLYNPEKAPEGGRVFMEDLSFYLSIIAALSMIIGNTMALRQTNVKRMMAYSGVAQAGYLLVPFVTLTSLFFEQALFYLFAYLLMAFGAFAVIMVVTREQQTEDLKAFAGLYHRSPFAAIAMSIFLLSLAGIPVTAGFFGKFYIFWSAIWHENYWLSAVMIATSVVSYYYYFGIIRQMYMRPGREETRVVFPAGVATVVTITAVLTVLFGIMPGTAIDFIHANFNSGFDFGNMLVPSK, encoded by the coding sequence ATGGAAGTAAAAGATATCTTTTCTTACGATTGGAGCTACCTTCTACCCGAGTTCATCATTTTGGGCTTTGCAACGCTGCTTTCTCTAATCGACTTGTTTATGGGCAAGCGGGCCAATCGGGCGATCCTCGGCTGGCTGGCCTTGGCAGGTGTCGTGGTGGCAGGGGGATTTGTCGTCTCCAACATGCAGGCACTGGACGAACCATTCTCATATATGGCCGACATGCTGCGCGTCGACGATTTCGGCAACGCCTTTAAGCTGCTGTTTCTCGGTGGGGTGGCGTTTACTCTGCTGCTCTCCCTCTCCTATATGAAGACGGGGGAAGTACAGCACAGCGGAGAGTACTATTACCTGCTGCTGACCGGATTGCTCGGTGCGATGGTGATGGCCTCCTCGGCCGACCTGCTCACCCTGTTTATCGGCTTGGAGCTGTTGTCGCTCTCCTCCTACGTCTTGGTTGGTTTGCGCAAAAAAAGGCTGCAGTCCAATGAGGCTGCCTTTAAATACGTCGTATCGGGATCCATTGCAACAGCCTTTACTTTGTTCGGGATGTCATACGTATACGGGCTGACTGGGACGACCAACCTGTACCAGATCACCCAGCGGCTCAATGAGGCTTATGTTGCCGGGTTTGGGTTTCTTGTCCTGCTCGCGTTTGCCTGCCTGGTCGTCGGGCTCAGTTTTAAAATCTCCACTGTGCCCAATCACATGTGGGCTCCCGATGTGTATCAAGGGGCTCCGACACCGGTAACCGCGTTTTTGACGACCGTCTCCAAGGCGGCGGGATTTGCCCTCGTCTTTCGGCTGCTGCTGATCGCTTTTATCGGCCTGTACAATCCGGAAAAAGCACCAGAAGGCGGACGGGTCTTTATGGAAGATCTCAGCTTCTATCTGTCCATTATCGCCGCTTTATCGATGATTATCGGCAATACCATGGCATTACGGCAGACAAACGTCAAGCGGATGATGGCCTATTCCGGTGTGGCCCAGGCAGGATATCTGCTCGTACCGTTCGTCACGCTCACCTCGCTCTTCTTTGAACAGGCGCTCTTTTACCTGTTCGCTTATCTGCTGATGGCCTTTGGCGCATTTGCCGTGATCATGGTCGTGACACGTGAGCAGCAGACGGAGGATCTCAAAGCGTTCGCTGGTTTGTATCATCGTTCGCCGTTTGCCGCCATTGCGATGAGCATCTTCCTGCTGTCGCTGGCCGGGATCCCTGTAACAGCCGGCTTTTTCGGCAAGTTTTACATCTTCTGGAGTGCGATCTGGCATGAGAACTATTGGCTGTCTGCAGTGATGATTGCCACTAGTGTTGTTTCGTACTACTATTACTTTGGGATCATCCGGCAGATGTATATGCGACCTGGGCGTGAGGAGACACGGGTGGTCTTTCCGGCTGGTGTTGCAACTGTCGTAACCATTACCGCTGTGTTGACGGTGCTGTTTGGCATTATGCCTGGCACAGCTATCGATTTTATCCATGCCAACTTCAACTCAGGGTTTGACTTCGGCAATATGTTGGTTCCCAGCAAATAA